The Thermococcus thermotolerans genome contains a region encoding:
- a CDS encoding DUF58 domain-containing protein: MKREDLILTLSFLLILEGYLGESAAPALLGFFLLLYVYGIRSAVELKVTGERVLESRQLEEGKPARVTVRIRNGGSGAFVRLTDPNGEFEVSGLEEFHLGAGEEREVSYSIKPNAKGRFVLEPLLVTVQDERGLYFEEFRVGDEIEVTVYPGVEGIRDAARLDYNLRLAEAYKRGVLLGTESLEIKDLREYQHGDDFKRIDWKATARLGEIIVRDFLRESNADVYIFLDNTREMRKGLKMAKIDYASVLALQLAASLVKRFRVGMVIYDDERAELVRPGKGPSQLEAMRRKLAIRGRRGRMSLRFDFETGIGERAREFLGKVLPLKKGRKGSTGIFEGLSLLKQTSYIIFITDLSNPRELYRAVALARRTHRVLILSPNPVLFYSGELDEKTLERLYRAYVQREGLLKKFNLLAPTIDLGPSDYLRELMKASNGWGR, translated from the coding sequence ATGAAGCGCGAGGACCTCATCCTTACCCTCTCCTTTCTCCTCATCCTTGAGGGCTACCTCGGGGAGAGCGCGGCCCCGGCTCTGCTGGGCTTCTTCCTGCTCCTCTACGTCTACGGCATCCGCTCGGCCGTTGAGCTGAAGGTCACAGGTGAAAGGGTTCTCGAAAGCCGTCAGCTTGAGGAGGGGAAGCCCGCAAGGGTCACCGTGAGGATAAGGAACGGGGGGAGCGGGGCCTTCGTGAGGCTCACCGACCCGAACGGGGAATTTGAGGTCTCCGGCCTTGAGGAGTTCCATCTCGGCGCCGGCGAGGAGAGGGAAGTCTCGTACTCGATAAAACCCAACGCTAAGGGCAGATTCGTGCTCGAACCGCTTCTGGTCACCGTTCAGGATGAGAGGGGCCTCTACTTTGAGGAGTTCCGGGTTGGTGATGAAATTGAGGTCACGGTCTACCCGGGTGTGGAGGGCATAAGGGACGCGGCGAGGCTCGACTACAACCTCAGGCTGGCCGAGGCCTACAAAAGGGGAGTCCTCCTCGGCACCGAGAGCCTTGAGATAAAGGATCTCCGTGAATACCAGCACGGGGACGACTTCAAGAGGATAGACTGGAAGGCCACCGCCAGGCTGGGCGAGATTATAGTCAGGGACTTCCTGAGGGAGAGCAACGCTGACGTTTACATCTTCCTGGACAACACGAGGGAGATGCGCAAGGGCCTGAAGATGGCCAAGATAGACTACGCCTCCGTCCTTGCGCTCCAGCTGGCGGCGAGCCTCGTTAAGAGGTTCAGGGTGGGGATGGTTATCTACGACGACGAGAGGGCCGAACTCGTGAGGCCCGGTAAAGGCCCCTCACAGCTTGAGGCGATGAGGAGGAAGCTCGCCATACGCGGCAGAAGGGGCAGGATGAGCCTTCGGTTCGACTTCGAGACCGGCATAGGTGAGAGGGCGAGGGAGTTCCTCGGCAAAGTGCTCCCGCTCAAGAAAGGGAGGAAGGGAAGCACGGGGATCTTTGAGGGCCTTTCACTCCTAAAGCAGACCTCCTACATCATCTTCATAACCGACCTCAGCAACCCGAGGGAGCTCTACCGGGCCGTTGCCCTGGCGAGGAGAACCCACAGGGTCCTGATACTCTCCCCCAACCCGGTTCTCTTCTACTCCGGAGAACTCGACGAGAAGACCCTTGAGAGGCTATACCGGGCTTATGTCCAGAGGGAAGGCCTGCTGAAAAAGTTCAACCTCTTAGCTCCAACCATCGACCTTGGGCCAAGCGACTACCTCCGCGAGCTGATGAAGGCATCCAACGGGTGGGGCAGATGA
- a CDS encoding glycosyltransferase family A protein, with the protein MEKLRISVIIPTRNRVLYLRQLLENISNQTRIPDEVIVIGHIDDLETKNFLLKFNKGKFEFRLKFDFINGGSSNARNKAISLSEGDILIFLDDDVILEKDYIKNVETIFSSNPRVKIITGYTFDIVDLVTPWIVKKGDIEYIRENRNDEFVKIILREIKKRYFKKIHIFKKKTWKIYLLYLLKILRNIFKSIFLWESPIKGKILPSGYRSEFPEISKIEMEGGLVEVEWIQGNNFAGRREVFEEFKFNEEFEKLHSYTLNEDLEWSARVSKKYKIYITSHAKLVHLRAPTGNRIDYTTRLKALVISTYYISSIKGNKIAHLWAIFGVLLSRTPTILLNPVKGINQIKAIIEGLKENHNVHETKGC; encoded by the coding sequence ATGGAAAAGTTGAGAATTTCGGTGATAATCCCTACAAGAAACCGGGTGTTATACCTAAGACAGTTGTTAGAAAATATAAGTAACCAAACTCGGATTCCGGATGAGGTTATAGTAATTGGTCATATAGATGACTTGGAAACAAAGAACTTCCTTTTGAAATTTAATAAAGGTAAGTTTGAATTTAGGTTAAAGTTCGATTTTATTAACGGTGGATCTTCAAACGCAAGGAATAAGGCAATTTCATTAAGTGAAGGAGATATTTTGATATTCCTAGATGATGATGTTATATTGGAAAAAGACTATATCAAAAACGTTGAGACAATATTTAGCTCTAATCCTAGAGTTAAGATAATAACTGGATATACTTTTGATATAGTGGATTTAGTAACCCCGTGGATTGTCAAAAAGGGAGATATCGAGTATATCCGGGAAAATAGAAATGACGAATTCGTTAAAATCATACTAAGAGAAATAAAAAAGAGATATTTTAAAAAAATACATATATTCAAAAAAAAGACATGGAAAATTTATCTCTTGTACTTACTGAAAATTCTCAGGAATATCTTTAAATCAATATTCCTCTGGGAGTCTCCAATAAAAGGAAAAATACTGCCATCAGGTTACAGAAGTGAATTTCCAGAAATCTCAAAGATAGAAATGGAGGGAGGATTAGTAGAAGTGGAGTGGATTCAGGGAAATAACTTCGCTGGAAGAAGGGAGGTATTTGAAGAATTTAAATTCAATGAGGAGTTTGAGAAACTCCATAGCTATACCTTAAACGAAGACTTGGAATGGTCAGCTAGAGTTTCAAAGAAATATAAAATATATATTACATCCCATGCCAAATTAGTTCACTTGAGAGCGCCAACAGGAAATAGAATAGACTATACAACAAGACTAAAAGCCTTAGTTATTAGCACTTATTACATTTCCAGTATTAAGGGAAATAAAATAGCTCATCTATGGGCAATCTTTGGGGTACTGCTAAGTAGAACTCCCACAATACTCTTAAATCCTGTAAAAGGGATAAACCAGATCAAGGCAATAATAGAGGGGTTAAAAGAAAATCATAACGTTCATGAAACCAAAGGATGTTGA
- a CDS encoding glycosyltransferase family 2 protein — protein sequence MDLSNNASVIIVTYNHKKYMKACLTSVLDNNPLEVIVVDNGSTDGTVEFIEKEFPQVKIIKSPRNLGYGGGNNLGVKHARGEYVAILNPDTKVEKNWLEELLKPLKREEKLITTPKILTYEGSKINTCGNMDHFTGLTFTRGLNESPEKFDKFEYLSGLSGACFAMRRKDYLELGGFDENFFAYNEDAEFSWRAHAKGFKILYVPTSIVYHDYELKVPPEKIYHLEKGRYIILRKYLTRKGLLLILPSLLVTEMLTWGYSILNGISGVKFKIKGLKEGIRTEVEKIECDRKKLLKSLDWKVPEEQLSYSVVDRIIKKIANFVYWINYRVIVR from the coding sequence ATGGATCTTTCAAATAATGCAAGTGTGATTATAGTAACGTATAACCATAAAAAATACATGAAAGCCTGTCTAACGTCTGTTCTAGATAATAATCCTTTAGAAGTTATTGTAGTTGATAACGGTTCTACTGATGGAACCGTTGAATTTATTGAAAAAGAGTTTCCACAGGTTAAGATAATTAAAAGTCCAAGAAATTTGGGTTATGGTGGGGGAAACAACTTAGGGGTTAAACATGCAAGAGGTGAATATGTTGCTATATTAAACCCCGACACAAAAGTTGAGAAAAACTGGCTTGAAGAGCTTTTAAAGCCTTTAAAAAGGGAAGAGAAGCTAATTACTACTCCAAAAATTTTGACTTATGAGGGCTCTAAGATAAACACATGTGGAAACATGGACCACTTTACTGGGTTAACCTTTACAAGAGGTCTAAATGAGAGTCCTGAAAAGTTTGATAAATTTGAGTACCTAAGTGGTTTATCTGGGGCATGTTTTGCTATGAGAAGAAAGGACTATTTAGAGCTCGGGGGTTTTGATGAAAATTTCTTTGCTTATAACGAAGATGCAGAATTTTCTTGGAGGGCTCATGCCAAAGGATTTAAGATATTATATGTTCCAACATCAATAGTATATCATGATTATGAGCTCAAAGTTCCCCCAGAAAAGATTTATCACTTAGAAAAAGGGAGATACATAATTCTGAGGAAATACTTAACCCGGAAGGGGCTTTTACTGATACTTCCTTCGTTACTGGTAACTGAGATGCTAACCTGGGGCTATTCAATTTTAAATGGGATTAGTGGGGTTAAATTTAAGATTAAAGGACTAAAAGAGGGGATTAGAACGGAAGTTGAGAAAATAGAATGTGATAGAAAAAAATTGTTAAAAAGCTTGGACTGGAAGGTTCCTGAGGAGCAGTTGAGCTATAGCGTTGTTGATAGAATTATAAAAAAGATTGCAAACTTTGTTTATTGGATAAATTATAGGGTGATAGTGAGATGA
- a CDS encoding glycosyltransferase has protein sequence MLYLMDAFKGHDVFFITYDHPRTRALPYKKYLFPNFGEKPFRVITHLPKIIKVIAKEKPDVMVSNGAEIAIPFFYLGKILGIKTIFIECYTRINEPTITGKLVYPVSDYFFVLWPEMLQHYGKKARYIGGLFKKIKKKINLKEKKNQIFVITGTHYLGFERLVKAVDSIAKDIDYNVIIQLGNTHYKPENAEYFDFDKYEEIKKIIKHSKLVIAQGAISVLDGLKLGSIVIAFPRLKQFDEATTNHQLIFSRKLEKEGLVKVATNEKELRKVLIELLSNSNWNYLSLVIVNKRSINTLKEILRCD, from the coding sequence ATGCTTTATCTAATGGATGCTTTTAAAGGCCACGATGTGTTTTTCATAACTTACGATCACCCAAGAACACGAGCTTTGCCCTACAAGAAGTATTTGTTTCCAAACTTTGGAGAAAAGCCTTTTAGAGTTATAACCCACCTACCAAAGATAATAAAGGTTATAGCAAAAGAAAAGCCAGATGTTATGGTTAGTAACGGAGCCGAAATTGCGATCCCGTTCTTCTATTTAGGAAAAATTTTAGGAATAAAAACAATTTTCATAGAGTGTTATACCAGAATTAATGAACCCACTATTACTGGAAAGCTTGTATATCCGGTCTCAGATTACTTTTTTGTTTTATGGCCTGAAATGCTCCAACATTATGGTAAGAAAGCAAGATATATTGGGGGATTATTTAAAAAGATTAAGAAAAAAATAAACTTAAAAGAGAAAAAGAACCAAATTTTTGTAATAACTGGGACACATTATTTAGGCTTTGAAAGATTAGTTAAAGCTGTTGATAGTATTGCTAAGGATATTGACTATAACGTTATAATTCAGCTGGGAAATACTCATTACAAGCCAGAGAATGCTGAATATTTTGATTTTGATAAATATGAAGAGATTAAAAAAATAATAAAACACTCTAAGCTTGTCATAGCTCAAGGAGCGATAAGTGTACTCGATGGATTAAAGTTAGGAAGTATTGTTATTGCGTTTCCAAGATTAAAGCAGTTTGACGAGGCTACTACCAATCATCAACTCATATTTTCAAGGAAACTTGAAAAAGAGGGATTGGTAAAAGTTGCTACTAATGAGAAAGAGCTTAGAAAGGTATTAATCGAGTTATTGTCAAATTCAAATTGGAACTATTTAAGTTTGGTTATTGTAAATAAACGGAGTATCAATACTTTAAAAGAAATATTAAGGTGTGACTAA
- a CDS encoding glycosyltransferase family 2 protein, translated as MRTLVIIPTYNEELTIGSVVALARKYGDVLVVDDGSSDRTSEIAQKAGAVLIRHDSNRGKGAALGTGFEYALSRNYDVVVTLDGDGQHNPDEIPLILEPIVRGEADLVIGSRYLNGSRKKIPLYRRIGLWVLNKGTQVAAEVSVDSQSGFRAITRRALKALNLSSTDYSIETDMVVKAREAGIRIAEVPINVRYDVPKRHKKNPLSHGLGVLASIVGLIGYRRPLLLFSLLSLLSFAVAGVLAYWALKPYYAGGNVYLTQAIGAGIFTIIGIQLFIGGLMLNVLAKMVRE; from the coding sequence ATGAGGACGCTGGTGATCATTCCCACCTACAACGAGGAGCTGACGATCGGGTCTGTCGTGGCCCTGGCCAGGAAGTACGGTGATGTCCTGGTCGTTGACGATGGAAGCAGCGATAGAACGTCCGAAATAGCCCAGAAGGCGGGGGCGGTTCTTATACGGCACGACTCAAACAGGGGGAAGGGCGCCGCCCTGGGCACCGGGTTCGAGTATGCCCTCAGCAGGAACTACGACGTGGTCGTTACCCTGGACGGGGACGGCCAGCATAACCCCGATGAGATACCCCTAATCCTGGAGCCCATCGTCAGGGGAGAGGCCGACCTCGTGATAGGGTCGAGGTACCTCAACGGGAGTAGGAAGAAAATACCCCTTTACCGGCGCATCGGCCTCTGGGTCCTTAACAAGGGAACGCAGGTGGCGGCGGAGGTCAGCGTTGATTCCCAGAGTGGATTCCGGGCAATTACTCGCCGGGCTTTAAAGGCGCTGAACCTTAGCAGCACCGACTACTCGATAGAGACGGACATGGTGGTGAAGGCAAGGGAGGCGGGGATACGCATCGCTGAGGTTCCCATAAACGTCCGCTACGATGTTCCCAAAAGACACAAGAAGAACCCCCTCTCCCACGGGCTCGGCGTCCTGGCGAGCATCGTGGGGCTGATAGGGTACAGGCGCCCCCTGCTGCTCTTCAGCCTCTTGAGCCTGCTGTCTTTTGCGGTTGCGGGGGTTCTGGCCTACTGGGCGCTGAAGCCATACTATGCGGGCGGGAACGTCTATCTCACCCAGGCCATCGGCGCCGGTATATTCACGATAATCGGGATTCAGCTGTTCATCGGCGGCCTGATGCTGAACGTGCTGGCAAAAATGGTGAGGGAGTGA
- a CDS encoding AAA family ATPase, producing MDGKEFMERLKREVDKAVVGKEDIIELLTIALLSEGHVLIEGIPGVAKTTIAKAFANAIGLSFSRIQLTPDLLPADIIGVVYYDQKSGEWKTKKGPVFANIVLADEINRAQPKTQSALLEAMQERQVTIEGTTYGLPQPFLVIATMNPLEHEGVYVLPEAQLDRFLLKIEIGFPDRDEEITLLKRKSLGEFYDVEPIITHEELMALIGEVKGVNVSDEMIEYIYALISATRSDERLLFGASPRAGEHLLYAAKASAFLDGRDYVIPDDVKKVAPAVLAHRLMLKAEYELEGVRVGDVIRDVIQETEIPV from the coding sequence ATGGACGGTAAGGAGTTTATGGAGCGTCTTAAAAGAGAGGTCGACAAGGCCGTTGTTGGAAAGGAGGATATAATCGAACTCCTCACCATCGCTCTCCTCTCGGAGGGTCACGTTCTCATCGAGGGAATCCCAGGAGTGGCGAAGACCACCATAGCGAAGGCCTTCGCAAATGCCATAGGTCTGAGCTTTTCGAGGATACAGCTCACCCCCGACCTCCTTCCGGCGGACATAATAGGTGTCGTCTACTACGACCAGAAGAGCGGTGAGTGGAAGACGAAGAAGGGCCCGGTATTCGCCAACATAGTCCTCGCCGACGAGATCAACAGGGCCCAGCCGAAGACTCAGAGCGCGCTCCTTGAGGCAATGCAGGAGAGGCAGGTGACCATAGAGGGAACAACCTACGGGCTCCCCCAGCCTTTCCTCGTGATAGCCACCATGAACCCCCTGGAGCACGAGGGCGTCTACGTTCTGCCTGAGGCCCAGCTCGACAGGTTTCTGCTCAAGATAGAGATAGGCTTTCCCGACAGGGACGAGGAGATAACCCTCCTCAAGAGGAAGAGCCTCGGCGAGTTCTACGACGTCGAGCCCATAATAACCCACGAGGAGCTGATGGCCCTCATCGGGGAGGTAAAGGGCGTCAACGTCAGCGACGAGATGATAGAGTACATCTATGCCCTAATCTCCGCCACGAGGAGCGACGAGAGGCTCCTGTTCGGCGCCTCCCCCAGGGCCGGCGAGCACCTCCTCTACGCGGCCAAGGCCTCGGCCTTCCTCGACGGCAGGGACTACGTTATTCCGGACGACGTCAAGAAGGTCGCCCCCGCTGTTCTCGCCCACAGGCTGATGCTGAAGGCCGAGTACGAGCTTGAGGGGGTCAGGGTCGGGGATGTTATAAGGGACGTCATCCAGGAGACCGAGATCCCGGTGTAA
- a CDS encoding DUF4350 domain-containing protein, whose product MNRVFYGILLVVGIGLIVMPLSVPVFKSDAPYSVLNTKWNGLSSFGRLLYTNGEVTPILAPYDSVGLEDLEGTLVVVGPDVGFSSGEVEELKSFLEKGNTLLLADDFGTGNQLLEGLGLKVRLSKKPVLSLTYSKNADFPVTMDVRDPELAKGVSLLVMSRPSAILNVQNALVYTSNASMLGGTYGAFPVVVRIPYGKGTIILVSDPDIFTNSLYRENEPFLKNLVEGLPKKTFYIDEAHHADFNPYSSGSIVIRRAVNRELVFYYVLFVAFIAFIVESGIAGRILAWLASLVARFFREEEISQEELIRRLEEKGLDGDKLKTILEEIRTGSRIGGAHGR is encoded by the coding sequence GTGAACAGGGTGTTCTACGGCATACTGCTCGTGGTCGGCATAGGCCTCATAGTGATGCCCCTCTCCGTTCCGGTCTTCAAGAGCGACGCCCCCTACAGCGTGCTCAACACGAAGTGGAACGGCCTTTCAAGCTTTGGAAGGCTCCTCTACACTAACGGCGAGGTAACGCCAATACTGGCCCCCTACGACTCCGTTGGGCTGGAAGACCTTGAGGGGACGCTCGTCGTTGTGGGGCCGGACGTCGGCTTCTCCAGCGGGGAGGTGGAGGAGCTCAAGAGCTTCCTTGAGAAGGGGAACACCCTCCTCCTAGCGGACGACTTCGGCACCGGCAACCAGCTCCTCGAAGGCCTCGGGCTGAAGGTCAGGCTGTCAAAGAAGCCCGTGCTGAGCCTCACCTACTCAAAAAACGCAGATTTTCCGGTGACCATGGACGTGAGGGATCCGGAGCTCGCGAAGGGCGTCTCCCTGCTGGTCATGAGCAGGCCTTCGGCCATACTCAACGTGCAGAATGCCCTGGTTTACACCAGCAACGCCTCGATGCTCGGAGGAACCTACGGTGCCTTCCCGGTCGTTGTGAGGATACCCTACGGGAAGGGAACGATAATCCTCGTCTCTGACCCGGACATCTTCACGAACTCCCTCTACCGGGAGAACGAGCCCTTCCTGAAGAACCTCGTGGAGGGCCTTCCGAAGAAGACGTTCTACATCGACGAGGCCCACCACGCCGACTTCAACCCCTACTCGTCGGGGAGCATCGTCATCAGAAGGGCAGTCAACAGGGAGCTGGTTTTCTACTACGTGCTTTTTGTGGCTTTCATAGCCTTCATAGTCGAGAGCGGCATCGCCGGAAGAATACTGGCATGGCTTGCCTCGCTGGTGGCGCGGTTCTTCCGGGAGGAAGAGATTAGCCAGGAGGAGCTCATCCGCAGGCTTGAGGAGAAGGGCCTCGATGGGGATAAGTTAAAAACCATACTGGAGGAAATCAGAACCGGGTCGAGGATAGGTGGTGCTCATGGACGGTAA